TCCCGGCGGCTATCCGATTCAAGAATCGCAGAATTGGCAAGCTGGCTTTCTGCCGGGCATCTATCAGGGCACGTACATCGACACGCGGCACACCGATATCGAAAAGCTCATCGAGAATGTTCGAAACAAGTTCGAGACGCCCGCGCAGCAGCGAAATCAACTGGACCTGACTCAAGCGCTCAATCGCGAGCACCAACAAGGCCGCGCGCACGATCCACAGCTTGAGGCCCGCATTCAATCGTTCGAGTTGGCCTACCGCATGCAGGACGAAGTGGCCGAAGCCTTCGACGTTGCCCGCGAGCCGCAGCATATTTTAGATCTGTACGGCCCAGGGACGCAGGCGCGGCAGATTCTGGCAGCGCGCCGGCTTGTCGAGCGCGGCGTGCGGTTCGTGCAGATTTGGCACGGCGCAGGTCAGCCGTGGGACAGCCACGACGATCTTCAGCTCAATCATCGTCGACTGGCCGGCGAATGCGATCGAGCGATTGGAGCGCTGATTCGAGACTTGAAGCAGCGTGGGCTGCTCGATGAAACGCTCATCATCTGCGGCGGCGAATTCGGCCGCACGCCGGTGGTGGAGTTGCCGACGCCGGGATCGAACCAAGGCAAAATCAACGGACGGGATCATAACCATTGGGGATTTACAACCTGGTTGGCCGGCGGCGGCGTTCGCGGCGGATATGTCCACGGGGCCACCGATGAGTTTGGCTTCCGGGCGGTCGATCAGCCGGTCCACGTTCACGATTTGCATGCAACGCTGCTCAAGCTCTTGGGGTTTGACCACGAAAGATTCACCTATCGTTACGCGGGCCGAGATTTTCGTCTGACCGATGTGCATGGCAAAGTGGTTCAAGCATTGATCGCGTAGCGATTGGCCGCATCCGTGGGCGGAGCGAGAAAAAATTCTTCCGGACAGCGCTTGCGTTTTTTTGAATTCCCCCTTAGAGTTACTACTTATCCTAGTGCCGCACGTTGTCCTACAGTAGCGGCGCACCAGTCGTTCGACGCATTTCAACGGCGCACGTCGAACGCGCACCCGCAGATTGTCGCGCCGGGGAGTGAGCATGTATGGCGGCAGGTACGATCAAAAAAATTGTTCAGGACAAGGGTTTCGGATTTATCT
The DNA window shown above is from Pirellulales bacterium and carries:
- a CDS encoding DUF1501 domain-containing protein codes for the protein MPIDLSRREMLSRCGTGFGALALMDLLGQTNLLSASPISNSANPLATKLPPLPRKAKHVIHLFLNGGMSHIDTFDPKPALAKYAGKSLPMENLKTERKTGAAFPSPFKFKQHGQSGIAVSEIFPHVAECIDEIAVIRSMRADIPNHEPSLLLMNCGEARLVRPSMGSWITYGLGTENQNLPAFIAMCPGGYPIQESQNWQAGFLPGIYQGTYIDTRHTDIEKLIENVRNKFETPAQQRNQLDLTQALNREHQQGRAHDPQLEARIQSFELAYRMQDEVAEAFDVAREPQHILDLYGPGTQARQILAARRLVERGVRFVQIWHGAGQPWDSHDDLQLNHRRLAGECDRAIGALIRDLKQRGLLDETLIICGGEFGRTPVVELPTPGSNQGKINGRDHNHWGFTTWLAGGGVRGGYVHGATDEFGFRAVDQPVHVHDLHATLLKLLGFDHERFTYRYAGRDFRLTDVHGKVVQALIA